A window of Rufibacter sp. LB8 contains these coding sequences:
- a CDS encoding LytTR family DNA-binding domain-containing protein: protein MKICIVEDSRLARLELKHLLTKFPELELVGEAENAEEGIALIEAQRPDLLFLDIHLPQKNGFELLEALEYTPQVIFTTAYDQYALQAFERNALDYLMKPIEESRLRQAVEKALAKQETAKPTAAPPAQLREEDRVFVKDGERCWFVALKQVRLIESNGNYAFLYFDQERPCILKSLNYLENRLDPKVFFRANRQQIINVHYIEQINPWFSGSIKLLLKGGEEVEVSRRQTQVFKDLMSL, encoded by the coding sequence ATGAAAATCTGCATCGTTGAAGATTCGCGCCTGGCCCGCCTGGAACTGAAGCACCTGTTGACCAAATTCCCGGAGCTGGAACTGGTGGGCGAGGCCGAAAATGCCGAAGAAGGCATTGCCCTGATTGAAGCCCAGCGCCCCGACCTGCTGTTCCTGGACATCCACCTGCCCCAGAAAAACGGGTTTGAGCTGCTGGAAGCCCTGGAATACACGCCGCAGGTCATCTTCACCACCGCCTATGACCAGTATGCGCTGCAGGCCTTCGAACGGAACGCGCTGGATTACTTGATGAAGCCTATTGAGGAAAGTCGGTTGAGACAGGCTGTGGAGAAAGCCCTGGCCAAGCAGGAAACCGCCAAGCCCACCGCTGCGCCTCCCGCCCAGTTGCGCGAGGAAGACCGCGTGTTTGTGAAAGACGGCGAGCGCTGCTGGTTTGTGGCCCTCAAACAAGTGCGCCTGATTGAATCCAATGGCAACTACGCATTCCTGTACTTCGACCAAGAACGGCCCTGCATCTTAAAATCCCTGAACTACCTGGAGAACCGCCTTGACCCGAAAGTCTTTTTCAGGGCCAACCGCCAGCAGATTATCAACGTGCACTACATTGAGCAAATCAACCCCTGGTTCAGCGGCAGCATCAAGCTCCTCCTCAAAGGCGGCGAGGAGGTGGAAGTAAGCCGAAGACAAACCCAGGTGTTCAAAGACCTGATGAGCCTGTAG
- a CDS encoding NADH-quinone oxidoreductase subunit N, with protein sequence MTSIILLSIFGIVNLFLGFMKSKKALLPIVLVFLLVVLGATVYDWGLNQSFFQNMLTVDNFTVGFTAVMVLSTIFILPFSRRYVVNEEPNLAEYYTLMMFSLVGGIMMVGYENLLMLFLGIEIMSIPMYVLAGSDKRNILSNEAAMKYFLMGSFFTGIILFGMALIYGATGHFDLVDIANVANTLDPNMVPLLLMGILLILIGITFKIGAAPFHFWTPDVYEGTPTLFTGYMSTVVKTAGIAAFYKLMNVAFPAVYDEWFPTVVAITVLTLLVGNIGAVAQTSMKRMLAYSSISHAGYLLMALAAFNDRSENAILFYSLAYSVATIAAFGVLKYVADERGSDDYSAFNGLGKTNPLLAFVMTVSMLSLAGIPLTGGFFGKLFLFSAALEKDMLWLIVVAILMSAVGIYYYFRVIIAMYMKEPAGERVAVDSFATFTLIALVFLTVIMGVVPGLFSNLL encoded by the coding sequence ATGACATCTATAATACTACTTTCTATTTTCGGGATAGTGAACCTCTTTCTGGGGTTCATGAAATCTAAAAAAGCGTTGCTGCCCATTGTGCTGGTGTTCCTGCTGGTGGTGCTGGGCGCGACGGTGTATGACTGGGGCCTGAACCAATCGTTCTTCCAGAACATGCTCACCGTTGACAATTTCACCGTGGGCTTTACGGCGGTCATGGTTCTGTCTACCATTTTCATTCTGCCCTTCTCGCGCCGCTACGTGGTGAACGAAGAGCCCAACCTGGCCGAATATTACACCTTGATGATGTTTTCTCTGGTGGGTGGCATTATGATGGTGGGCTATGAAAACCTGCTGATGCTGTTCCTGGGCATTGAAATCATGTCGATTCCCATGTACGTGCTGGCCGGTTCTGACAAGCGCAACATTCTGTCTAACGAGGCGGCCATGAAGTACTTTTTGATGGGCTCGTTCTTCACCGGCATCATTCTGTTTGGCATGGCCCTGATTTACGGCGCCACCGGGCACTTTGATTTGGTAGACATCGCCAACGTGGCCAACACCCTAGACCCGAACATGGTACCATTGCTTTTGATGGGCATTCTCCTGATTCTGATTGGCATTACTTTTAAGATTGGTGCCGCGCCGTTCCATTTCTGGACTCCAGACGTGTACGAGGGCACACCTACGCTGTTTACCGGCTACATGTCTACGGTAGTGAAAACGGCTGGTATTGCCGCTTTCTACAAACTGATGAACGTGGCGTTTCCGGCCGTGTATGACGAGTGGTTCCCGACCGTGGTGGCCATTACCGTGCTCACCTTGCTGGTGGGCAACATTGGTGCGGTGGCCCAGACCAGCATGAAACGGATGCTGGCTTACTCCAGTATCTCGCACGCCGGTTACCTGCTAATGGCCTTGGCTGCCTTCAATGACCGCTCTGAAAATGCCATTCTGTTCTATTCCCTGGCCTACTCGGTAGCCACCATCGCCGCCTTCGGGGTGTTGAAATACGTAGCCGATGAACGTGGGTCTGATGATTATTCGGCATTCAACGGCTTGGGCAAGACCAACCCGCTACTGGCGTTTGTGATGACCGTTTCCATGCTGTCTCTGGCGGGGATTCCGTTGACTGGCGGTTTCTTCGGGAAGCTGTTCCTGTTCTCCGCCGCCTTGGAGAAAGACATGCTCTGGCTGATTGTGGTGGCTATCTTGATGTCTGCTGTTGGTATTTACTACTACTTCCGGGTTATCATCGCCATGTACATGAAAGAGCCGGCCGGCGAGCGCGTGGCAGTAGATTCTTTTGCGACATTCACCTTGATTGCGTTGGTGTTCTTGACCGTGATTATGGGCGTAGTGCCTGGCTTGTTCAGTAACTTGCTGTAA
- a CDS encoding DUF2625 domain-containing protein: MKYFLPLLLFMFAFYAQGQAIKKRTLAELVNTQEPGWELVKDWMKVAKNKVEILPKTQANAEAALLQAQVTTRSAMGAIVYETGGILVDHGWLRILGSGSDRMPRSLMAWNKGKSFLQEGQQPTFLLIADDVLGGFFAVNAGGLGKEGIGKVFYFSPDRLEWEYTELGYSEFLQFCFSGNLESFYEGMRWNGWQNEIKDLAGDKGIHCFPYLWTSGGKDINKVSRKPVPMEELWLLYNETQE; encoded by the coding sequence ATGAAATACTTTCTCCCGCTCCTCCTTTTTATGTTCGCTTTCTATGCTCAAGGCCAAGCCATTAAAAAACGCACCTTGGCAGAATTGGTTAATACGCAGGAACCCGGTTGGGAGCTAGTGAAAGACTGGATGAAGGTGGCCAAAAATAAAGTCGAAATCCTCCCTAAAACCCAAGCCAATGCCGAAGCAGCTTTACTGCAAGCCCAGGTAACCACGCGCTCTGCTATGGGAGCCATTGTCTATGAAACCGGCGGCATATTGGTAGACCATGGCTGGCTTCGGATTTTAGGTTCTGGGTCAGACCGTATGCCCCGTAGCCTGATGGCCTGGAACAAAGGGAAATCATTTTTGCAAGAGGGCCAGCAGCCCACGTTTCTTTTGATAGCCGATGATGTATTAGGCGGGTTCTTTGCCGTCAATGCGGGCGGACTAGGAAAAGAAGGCATTGGCAAAGTCTTCTACTTCTCACCAGACCGCTTAGAATGGGAATACACTGAGTTAGGCTATTCAGAGTTTCTTCAATTCTGTTTCTCCGGCAATCTTGAATCCTTTTATGAAGGCATGCGCTGGAACGGCTGGCAAAACGAAATCAAAGATTTAGCAGGAGACAAAGGAATTCATTGTTTTCCATATCTCTGGACCTCTGGTGGAAAAGACATCAACAAAGTCAGCAGAAAACCAGTGCCCATGGAAGAGTTATGGTTGTTATACAATGAAACTCAGGAGTAA
- a CDS encoding alpha/beta fold hydrolase, whose amino-acid sequence MKAKLTSLFALLLFITLTVQAKAPSFKVVKTGKGPAMILIPGLNSAGEVWDETVKHYQKNFTCYVLTLPGFAGQPAVKTDHFLNSVRDEIITYVQENKLKKPVLVGHSLGGYLVLALNVKAPELFGKTVVVDGLPFIGAAQNPTATLESIKPMADQMKKQMATPNPIAQKQQEASMGTMAKDSIHIKKIIEWGRKSDYATTGQAMYEMYTSDLRKDIVAIKSPVLVLGAWYGYKDYGVTREMTTNTFKMQFANLPSADIKVADTAKHFIMYDEPIWMFAQMDAFLKK is encoded by the coding sequence ATGAAAGCAAAACTAACCTCCCTCTTCGCGCTGCTGTTGTTCATTACATTAACAGTGCAAGCCAAAGCGCCTTCGTTTAAAGTAGTAAAAACCGGCAAGGGCCCGGCCATGATTCTAATTCCTGGCCTCAACTCAGCCGGCGAGGTGTGGGACGAGACGGTGAAACATTACCAGAAAAACTTCACGTGTTATGTTTTGACCTTGCCGGGCTTCGCTGGTCAGCCTGCGGTAAAAACAGACCATTTCTTAAATTCCGTTCGGGACGAAATCATTACCTACGTGCAGGAAAACAAATTGAAGAAGCCAGTGTTGGTAGGCCACAGCCTGGGCGGTTACCTGGTCTTGGCCTTGAATGTGAAAGCGCCGGAATTGTTCGGGAAGACGGTGGTGGTAGACGGTTTGCCTTTTATCGGCGCAGCCCAGAACCCCACGGCTACGCTTGAGAGCATCAAACCAATGGCAGACCAGATGAAAAAGCAAATGGCTACGCCCAACCCAATCGCGCAGAAGCAGCAGGAAGCCAGCATGGGCACCATGGCCAAAGACTCGATACACATCAAGAAAATCATTGAATGGGGCCGTAAATCTGACTACGCCACCACGGGACAGGCTATGTATGAAATGTACACCTCAGACTTGCGCAAAGACATTGTTGCCATTAAGAGTCCGGTATTGGTACTGGGCGCGTGGTACGGGTACAAAGATTATGGCGTAACGAGGGAGATGACCACCAACACCTTTAAGATGCAATTCGCTAACTTGCCTTCGGCTGACATAAAAGTAGCGGACACCGCCAAGCACTTCATCATGTATGACGAGCCAATCTGGATGTTCGCGCAGATGGATGCATTCCTGAAGAAATAA
- a CDS encoding NuoM family protein, with amino-acid sequence MLTAFLILWPALAALLVLLVKGQGAKKVAFAAALVELVAGIWAWVNFDPNQTSPQFLLHLPWVESAGIAFKVGMDGISLLMVLLTVFLMPLIILASFKNDYEKPSSFFALILFMQTGLIGVFTSLDAFLFYFFWEVALIPIYFIAALWGGANRIKVTFKFFIYTVFGSLFMLAAFVYLYFQTPGTHSSEEVAFYQLVLDSGTQSWLFWFLFIAFAIKMPVFPFHTWQPDTYAEAPAAGTMLLSGIMLKMGVYGVLRWLLPVVPLGVSQWADVALVLSIIGIIYGAIIAIRQQDMKRLVAFSSISHVGLIAAGLFTLNEQGLQGVMIQMLSHGVNVVGLFFIIDIIQRRTGTREIAALGGITQNAPFLTVCFMVLLLGAVALPLTNGFVGEFLLLMGVFRYEAWMGAVAGITIILGAVYMLRMFQRVMFGEKNEITQGFTDLTFTEKAVLVPLVVMVFWIGLAPNTFLKLSEPAVLNLLEVIKR; translated from the coding sequence ATGTTAACCGCATTTTTAATCTTATGGCCTGCCCTGGCGGCGTTGCTGGTACTGTTGGTAAAAGGACAGGGTGCCAAGAAAGTCGCATTTGCGGCGGCGTTGGTGGAACTGGTGGCCGGCATCTGGGCCTGGGTGAATTTTGACCCCAACCAAACCAGTCCGCAGTTTCTGTTGCATCTGCCGTGGGTAGAATCGGCGGGCATTGCCTTCAAAGTGGGCATGGACGGCATCAGTCTGTTGATGGTTCTTTTGACCGTGTTCCTGATGCCCTTGATTATCCTGGCATCGTTCAAGAATGACTACGAGAAACCGTCTTCATTCTTCGCCCTGATTCTGTTCATGCAGACCGGTTTGATTGGCGTATTCACGTCTTTAGACGCGTTCCTGTTCTATTTCTTCTGGGAAGTGGCCTTGATTCCGATTTATTTCATCGCCGCGCTGTGGGGCGGGGCCAACAGAATCAAAGTCACGTTCAAGTTCTTTATCTATACGGTTTTCGGGTCTTTGTTCATGCTGGCGGCGTTTGTGTATCTGTATTTCCAGACGCCGGGCACGCACAGTTCAGAGGAAGTGGCCTTCTACCAGCTGGTGCTGGATTCTGGCACGCAGAGCTGGCTGTTCTGGTTTCTGTTCATTGCCTTCGCTATTAAAATGCCGGTGTTCCCGTTCCATACCTGGCAACCTGATACGTATGCCGAGGCTCCGGCCGCTGGTACCATGCTCTTGTCTGGTATCATGCTGAAGATGGGTGTGTACGGCGTGCTGCGCTGGTTACTGCCGGTGGTGCCGCTGGGCGTGAGCCAATGGGCCGATGTGGCCTTGGTGCTGTCCATTATCGGTATTATCTACGGCGCTATCATCGCCATTCGGCAGCAGGACATGAAGCGGTTGGTGGCGTTTTCGTCCATCTCGCACGTAGGTTTGATTGCCGCCGGTTTGTTTACCTTGAACGAGCAGGGTTTGCAAGGTGTCATGATTCAGATGTTGAGCCACGGCGTGAACGTGGTGGGCTTGTTCTTCATCATAGACATTATTCAGCGACGCACCGGCACCCGTGAGATTGCCGCCTTGGGTGGAATCACGCAAAACGCACCGTTCTTAACGGTTTGCTTTATGGTGCTGCTCTTGGGCGCCGTGGCCTTGCCGCTGACCAACGGGTTTGTGGGTGAGTTCCTGCTCTTGATGGGCGTGTTCCGGTACGAGGCCTGGATGGGCGCGGTGGCCGGTATCACCATCATTTTAGGAGCCGTCTATATGCTGCGCATGTTCCAGCGCGTGATGTTCGGGGAGAAAAACGAAATCACCCAGGGCTTTACTGACTTGACCTTCACCGAGAAAGCCGTGCTGGTACCGTTGGTGGTGATGGTGTTCTGGATTGGATTGGCCCCCAACACGTTCCTGAAGCTTTCTGAGCCCGCGGTTCTGAACCTGCTGGAGGTAATCAAGCGCTAA
- a CDS encoding sensor histidine kinase → MTVQRQQKWYWVCQALGWTFYLCIGLLMSFLFFNKQPGMFAVQFVGTGIFLGLTHLQRHLNHKYNWIHLPVGKLAVLILAYNTVASIICQLLVCLFMLAMGMFTLGEFSFGMLMMYSANGLVMLTFWSTIYFAFQAIKRWKEKEVEAWKLQLSLKESELQAIRSQLNPHFLFNSLNNIRSLVLEDQTKAREMITRLSAMMRYVIGYNQNNLVPVSEELAFLENYVALEKIHFEDKLTFTANVAPDVQTAAIPPLGIQLLVENAIKHGIGTQAKGGQIQLSLHRLNGHLQIQVENTGTLKPSSAPAGIGLERLLERVAHSMEKPGSFMLTQTSENGVTATLTLPYKEYENLHR, encoded by the coding sequence ATGACCGTTCAACGTCAACAGAAATGGTATTGGGTCTGCCAAGCACTTGGCTGGACCTTTTACCTTTGCATTGGCCTCCTGATGAGTTTCCTGTTCTTTAATAAACAGCCGGGCATGTTTGCCGTGCAGTTTGTGGGCACGGGCATTTTCCTGGGCCTTACGCACTTGCAACGCCACCTGAACCATAAATATAATTGGATTCACTTGCCCGTGGGCAAATTGGCGGTCCTGATTTTAGCCTATAATACCGTGGCATCCATCATCTGCCAGTTATTGGTGTGCCTTTTCATGTTGGCCATGGGCATGTTCACGCTGGGGGAATTCAGCTTCGGTATGTTGATGATGTACTCTGCCAACGGTTTGGTCATGCTCACGTTCTGGTCCACCATTTACTTCGCCTTCCAGGCCATAAAACGCTGGAAAGAAAAGGAAGTGGAAGCCTGGAAACTGCAGTTATCGTTGAAAGAATCTGAATTGCAGGCTATTCGGTCTCAGCTGAATCCGCACTTTCTGTTCAACAGTTTGAACAACATCCGTTCCTTGGTGTTGGAAGACCAGACGAAGGCCCGCGAGATGATTACGCGCCTCTCTGCCATGATGCGGTACGTGATTGGCTACAACCAAAACAATTTAGTGCCGGTAAGCGAGGAACTGGCCTTTCTGGAGAATTACGTGGCGCTGGAGAAAATCCATTTCGAGGACAAACTTACGTTTACCGCCAACGTGGCGCCTGACGTGCAAACCGCCGCTATTCCGCCGCTGGGCATTCAACTGTTGGTGGAGAACGCCATCAAGCACGGCATTGGAACGCAGGCCAAAGGCGGGCAGATTCAGCTCTCTTTGCACCGCCTGAACGGTCATTTACAGATACAGGTGGAGAACACGGGCACCTTGAAACCCTCTTCCGCCCCGGCAGGCATTGGGCTGGAGCGGCTGCTGGAGCGTGTGGCGCATTCCATGGAAAAACCCGGCTCGTTCATGCTTACCCAAACTTCAGAAAACGGCGTGACCGCCACGCTCACGCTTCCTTACAAAGAATATGAAAATCTGCATCGTTGA